The following coding sequences are from one Diabrotica virgifera virgifera chromosome 2, PGI_DIABVI_V3a window:
- the LOC114327045 gene encoding uncharacterized protein LOC114327045 has protein sequence MFSIHGLKEDHYIPLVFFLLPNKQKHTYTLALKYLTEQVEKCNKKLALRKVFADFEEAIQQSVTEVWTNVSLKGCRFHLGQSWWRKIQALGLTSLYKDKESDVGKYLTYCFGMPFLNPEDVGDCFVEALSSIQPQNHRIVEFADYLVDNYVSESAKFPPEIWAEMSSSLQRTTNACESFHSRFNSSFYFAHPHIFQFLTVLIDFQSKTYVKIRSVQKKSKKNLFCANPYIKKFVDEQILKLNNRLISKFDYLKSVGEKFRIHS, from the exons ATGTTCTCCATCCATGGTCTAAAAGAAGATCATTATATACCTTTGGTTTTCTTCTTACTgccaaataaacaaaaacatacaTATACACTGGCACTTAAATACCTAACAGAACAAGTTGAGAAATGCAATAAAAAACTCGCTTTAAGAAAGGTATTTGCAGATTTTGAAGAAGCAATTCAGCAAAGTGTCACTGAAGTTTGGACTAATGTTTCATTGAAGGGCTGCCGATTCCATTTAGGACAATCCTG GTGGCGCAAAATTCAGGCACTAGGTTTAACATCCTTATACAAAGACAAAGAGAGTGATGTAGGAAAATATTTAACATACTGCTTTGGAATGCCATTTCTCAACCCAGAAGATGTAGGAGATTGTTTTGTTGAAGCTTTATCATCAATACAGCCACAAAATCATAGAATAGTAGAATTTGCGGACTATCTGGTCGATAATTATGTCTCAGAATCGGCTAAGTTTCCGCCAGAAATATGGGCGGAGATGTCAAGCAGTTTACAACGGACGACGAACGCATGTGAGAGTTTTCATTCCAGGTTTAACTCGTCATTTTATTTTGCTCATcctcatatttttcaatttttaacagttttaatagACTTTCAAAGTAAAACGTATGTTAAAATTAGaagtgtacaaaaaaaaagtaaaaaaaatttattctgcgCAAACCCTTACATCAAAAAATTTGTAGatgaacaaattttaaaattaaataatagatTAATATCAAAATTTGATTACCTCAAAAGTGTAGGTGAAAAATTTAGAATACATAGTTAA